One Synechococcus sp. PROS-9-1 DNA window includes the following coding sequences:
- the cdaA gene encoding diadenylate cyclase CdaA: MAVLQLRLLIDVLCASALGFLLFTRVNEQRTLWLLRGYLFLVALAWFVKRFFNLPLTSTLVDALVLACSLSLAILWQGELRRLMELLGTGRLAVLLGNPQSKLRATASTVAQLTDAAGRLSKSRRGALMVVDLGSDLRPEDFLNPGVTVDAQLSSELLLNLFASDTPLHDGAVVLKGNRILSAGVILPLSRQGFSRYGTRHLAALGITERFDRCICVVVSEETGTLSLANQGKLERPITSSRLQDLLTELMAAPVASTTAKTGSSRSVKNASQDSSL; encoded by the coding sequence ATGGCGGTGTTGCAACTTCGCCTGCTGATCGACGTTTTATGCGCCTCTGCTCTCGGTTTTCTTCTCTTCACGAGAGTCAACGAGCAGCGAACCCTTTGGCTGTTGAGGGGGTACCTGTTTCTCGTTGCTCTTGCGTGGTTCGTCAAGCGGTTCTTCAATCTCCCGCTTACATCGACGTTGGTCGATGCCTTGGTTCTTGCTTGTTCACTTTCTCTGGCCATTCTTTGGCAGGGCGAATTGCGCCGGTTGATGGAGTTGCTCGGTACAGGGCGGCTCGCCGTCCTGTTGGGCAATCCGCAAAGCAAGCTCAGAGCTACCGCCAGCACCGTCGCTCAACTCACCGATGCTGCAGGTCGCCTGTCTAAGTCGCGCCGCGGTGCCTTGATGGTGGTGGATTTGGGGAGTGATTTGCGCCCGGAGGATTTCCTGAATCCTGGGGTCACCGTTGACGCTCAGTTGAGCAGTGAATTACTTCTCAATTTGTTTGCCTCCGACACACCTCTCCATGACGGTGCCGTTGTGCTGAAGGGAAATCGCATTCTTTCTGCTGGCGTGATCTTGCCGCTGTCGCGTCAAGGCTTTAGTCGCTATGGCACAAGACACCTCGCGGCCTTAGGCATTACCGAACGCTTCGACCGCTGCATCTGTGTCGTGGTGTCTGAGGAAACAGGCACGTTGTCGCTCGCGAATCAGGGCAAGCTCGAACGTCCGATCACCAGTTCGCGTCTTCAGGATTTATTGACCGAGTTGATGGCGGCTCCGGTGGCATCAACCACAGCGAAAACAGGGTCTTCACGTAGCGTGAAAAATGCTTCCCAGGACTCATCGCTTTGA
- a CDS encoding isoprenyl transferase: MSQRLVTSSDDARIEACPAEINPQRLPAHVAVIMDGNGRWAQSRGLPRVMGHRAGVEALKTTLRRCSDWGVKALTAYAFSTENWSRPGDEVNFLMTLFERVLERELQALESERVRIRFLGDLEPLPSRLQSLIEEATNRTALNDGIHFNVCTNYGGRHELVLAARRLAERAASGELEPSAIDEHTLAAELFTAGEIDPDLLIRTSGEHRISNFLLWQLAYAEIHVTDVLWPDFDREALVGAFLDYQSRTRRFGGLVV, encoded by the coding sequence TTGAGTCAACGCTTGGTCACTAGTTCAGATGACGCTCGGATTGAGGCTTGTCCTGCCGAGATCAATCCTCAGCGTTTGCCAGCCCATGTGGCAGTGATCATGGATGGCAATGGACGCTGGGCCCAATCGAGGGGATTACCGCGTGTGATGGGGCATCGGGCAGGTGTTGAGGCCCTGAAAACCACCTTGCGTCGGTGCAGCGATTGGGGTGTGAAGGCTCTGACCGCCTACGCCTTCTCTACGGAAAACTGGTCTCGCCCAGGCGACGAAGTCAATTTTCTGATGACGCTGTTTGAGCGGGTGCTCGAACGCGAGCTTCAGGCCTTGGAGTCGGAGAGGGTGCGGATCCGTTTTCTTGGCGATCTGGAGCCCCTGCCGTCCCGTCTTCAGTCCTTGATCGAGGAAGCGACGAACCGCACCGCGTTGAACGATGGAATTCATTTCAATGTCTGCACCAACTACGGAGGACGGCACGAGCTTGTTCTTGCAGCCAGGCGGCTTGCTGAACGGGCCGCAAGTGGGGAGCTTGAACCCTCCGCGATTGACGAGCACACCCTCGCTGCCGAACTGTTCACTGCCGGTGAAATCGATCCCGATCTCTTGATTCGCACCAGTGGTGAACATCGAATCAGCAATTTTTTGCTGTGGCAGCTTGCTTACGCTGAAATCCACGTCACCGATGTTCTCTGGCCCGATTTCGATCGTGAGGCCTTAGTGGGCGCGTTCTTGGATTACCAAAGCCGAACCCGTCGCTTTGGGGGGTTAGTGGTCTAA
- the bioB gene encoding biotin synthase BioB, which translates to MTEAVEVRHDWTRSEIEALLDLPLMDLLWRAQGVHRASNPGYHVQLASLLSVKTGGCEEDCAYCPQSMHHSSDVTGQPELQVAPVLERAKAAKQAGADRFCMGWAWREIREGAPFDAMLQMVSGVRALGMEACVTAGMLTDDQAKRLAEAGLTAYNHNLDTSPEHYDKIITTRTFQERLETLERVRQAGVTLCCGGIIGMGETVKDRASMLQVLASINPHPESVPINALVAVEGTPLEELPPIDPIELVRMIAVTRILMPGSRVRLSAGREQLSQEAQILCLQAGADSIFYGETLLTTGNPAVEADRELLRTAGVKANWHSPAAA; encoded by the coding sequence ATGACGGAAGCGGTTGAAGTGCGCCATGACTGGACGCGAAGCGAGATCGAAGCGCTTCTGGATCTTCCCCTGATGGATTTGCTTTGGCGTGCTCAGGGGGTGCATCGTGCGTCCAACCCTGGATATCACGTCCAGTTGGCCTCGCTGTTGAGTGTGAAAACCGGTGGTTGCGAAGAAGACTGCGCTTACTGCCCTCAATCGATGCATCACAGCAGTGATGTCACTGGCCAGCCCGAATTGCAGGTTGCTCCTGTTTTAGAACGTGCCAAAGCGGCCAAGCAGGCAGGTGCGGACAGGTTTTGCATGGGCTGGGCTTGGCGTGAAATCCGCGAAGGTGCCCCATTCGACGCCATGTTGCAGATGGTGAGTGGCGTGCGTGCCTTGGGGATGGAAGCCTGCGTCACTGCCGGCATGCTCACCGATGACCAGGCGAAACGTCTCGCTGAAGCCGGTCTAACGGCCTACAACCACAACCTCGACACCAGTCCTGAGCACTACGACAAAATCATCACCACACGGACCTTTCAAGAACGTCTGGAGACGCTTGAGCGGGTGCGTCAAGCGGGTGTGACCCTCTGCTGCGGCGGCATCATTGGCATGGGGGAAACCGTGAAGGACCGGGCCTCGATGCTGCAGGTGCTGGCGTCGATCAACCCCCATCCGGAGAGCGTTCCGATCAACGCTTTGGTGGCGGTAGAGGGCACTCCGCTCGAGGAACTCCCCCCCATCGATCCCATCGAGTTGGTTCGCATGATTGCCGTCACGAGGATCCTGATGCCTGGCAGTCGGGTTCGCCTGAGTGCGGGTCGGGAACAGCTCAGCCAGGAGGCACAGATTTTGTGTTTGCAGGCTGGTGCGGATTCGATCTTTTATGGCGAAACGCTTCTCACGACTGGAAACCCGGCGGTGGAGGCTGATCGTGAGCTGCTTCGTACGGCCGGTGTAAAGGCCAACTGGCACTCCCCTGCGGCTGCCTAA
- a CDS encoding rhodanese-related sulfurtransferase, with protein sequence MGAAMGANGIQDDLLVAAFYAFTPLAETDQQELLTALPPLAQAETVLGSVLIAAEGVNGTVCGPSSGVERLLALLRSQLALGDAHYECLEVKRSWNPDQVFRRFKARSKREIVTLGQAQVDPRISVGTYVDPQDWNALIDDPDTLVIDARNTYEVAIGSFAGALNPQTESFRDFPDWVDQELRPRIEREGPQRIAMFCTGGIRCEKASSFLQQQGFGEVHHLRGGILRYLEEVPEQNSRWRGECFVFDQRVALNHQLERGDYCLCHACGLPVSSEQQTLPSYIKGVQCLHCIDQFTDADRRRFAMRQQQIDQLQA encoded by the coding sequence ATGGGAGCTGCGATGGGAGCAAATGGGATCCAGGATGATCTGCTTGTTGCAGCGTTTTATGCCTTCACCCCGTTGGCTGAGACCGATCAACAGGAGCTGCTAACCGCTCTGCCTCCCCTGGCGCAGGCTGAAACCGTTCTCGGTTCGGTGTTGATCGCTGCTGAGGGTGTGAACGGCACGGTCTGTGGTCCTTCCTCGGGAGTGGAGCGATTGCTCGCGCTCCTACGCAGCCAACTTGCACTGGGTGATGCCCATTACGAATGCCTTGAGGTAAAGCGCAGCTGGAATCCCGATCAAGTGTTTCGTCGCTTTAAGGCCAGGAGCAAGCGAGAGATCGTGACGCTTGGACAAGCTCAAGTGGATCCTCGAATCAGTGTTGGCACCTATGTGGATCCTCAAGACTGGAATGCCTTGATTGATGATCCCGACACGCTGGTGATCGATGCGCGCAACACCTATGAGGTGGCGATCGGCAGTTTTGCAGGGGCCTTGAATCCGCAAACGGAAAGTTTCCGGGACTTTCCTGACTGGGTGGATCAGGAGCTTCGCCCTCGCATTGAGCGAGAGGGACCTCAGCGGATTGCGATGTTTTGTACCGGAGGCATCCGCTGTGAAAAGGCCAGCAGTTTTCTGCAACAGCAGGGCTTTGGCGAAGTCCATCATTTGCGTGGAGGCATTCTTCGCTATCTCGAAGAGGTTCCAGAGCAGAACAGCCGTTGGCGAGGGGAGTGTTTCGTGTTTGATCAACGCGTTGCGCTCAACCATCAGTTGGAACGAGGTGACTACTGCCTATGCCATGCCTGCGGTTTGCCGGTTTCCTCGGAGCAGCAGACCTTGCCGAGCTACATCAAGGGCGTGCAGTGTTTGCATTGCATCGATCAATTCACAGATGCAGATCGCCGCAGATTTGCCATGCGCCAACAGCAGATCGACCAGCTTCAGGCCTAG